The following are encoded together in the Glycine max cultivar Williams 82 chromosome 8, Glycine_max_v4.0, whole genome shotgun sequence genome:
- the LOC100790313 gene encoding ABC transporter G family member STR: MARPERTAGRNKSLETLMDSDKPGIGRNVNQLKIQKSIPGYGLEFSNLSYSIIKKQKKDGVWINKESYLLHDISGQAIKGEVMAIMGPSGAGKSTFLDALAGRIAKGSLEGSVRIDGKPVTTSYMKMVSSYVMQDDQLFPMLTVFETFMFAAEVRLPPSISRSEKKKRVYELLDQLGLQSATHTYIGDEGRRGVSGGERRRVSIGIDIIHKPSLLFLDEPTSGLDSTSAYSVVEKVKDIARGGSIVLMTIHQPSFRIQMLLDQITVLARGRLIYMGKADEVQAHMSRFGRPVPDGENSIEYLLDVISEYDQATVGLDPLVQFQRDGLKPHPAAMTPVPRTPYKRNTPASKHMISLRSQGFTAGTQQPDSADDEDDDDAEDFDNSLERKSAPTPRNMTSGVHQRLASQFYQDFSAKDFSVWLYHGVVGTPRRQPSWTPARTPGWTPGKTPMSGPTSAVSNQYSAAPFVVGQSMDYSATSYEGFEIEEVLDEPNFGSKYANPWLREVAVLSWRTALNVIRTPELFLSREIVLAVMALILSSIFGNLSHPFFEDINRLLNFYIFAVCLVFFSSNDAVPSFIMERFIFIRETSHNAYRASSYVISSLIVYLPFFAVQGFTFAVITKKMLHLRSSLLYFWLILYASLITTNAYVMLVSALVPSYITGYAVVIATTALFFLTCGFFLKRTQIPFYWMWLHYISAIKYPFEALLTNEFNNLNCYTGNLAELSHGPLGDLKLSKHHNSSLPANCLLGKDILSSMDITMDNIWYDILILLAWDVLYRFFFYLVLRFYSKNERK, translated from the exons ATGGCGAGGCCAGAAAGGACAGCAGgtagaaataaaagtttagagacTCTAATGGACTCGGACAAACCAGGAATCGGAAGAAATGTGAACCAACTTAAGATTCAGAAGTCCATTCCAGGGTATGGCCTTGAATTCAGTAACCTCTCCTATAGTATCATAAAGAAGCAGAAAAAGGATGGAGTTTGGATCAACAAAGAATCATATCTTCTTCATGATATCTCTGGCCAGGCAATTAAAGGTGAAGTTATGGCAATCATGGGACCTAGTGGTGCTGGCAAGTCCACCTTTCTTGATGCATTGGCCGGTCGAATTGCAAAAGGGAGTCTAGAAGGATCAGTTAGAATTGATGGAAAACCA GTTACTACAAGCTACATGAAAATGGTGTCATCATATGTGATGCAAGATGACCAGCTCTTCCCTATGCTGACAGTTTTTGAGACATTTATGTTTGCAGCTGAAGTTAGGCTTCCTCCTTCCATTTCCAGGAGTGAAAAGAAGAAGAGGGTCTATGAGCTCCTTGACCAATTGGGCTTACAG AGTGCTACACATACCTATATTGGTGACGAAGGGAGAAGAGGAGTGTCAGGAGGGGAACGACGAAGGGTGTCTATTGGCATAGACATCATTCATAAGCCATCACTTCTGTTCCTTGACGAACCTACTTCAGGCCTTGATTCTACAAGTGCTTACAGTGTTGTAGAAAAGGTTAAAGACATAGCTCGAGGAGGAAGCATTGTCCTTATGACCATACACCAGCCTTCATTTAGAATTCAAATGCTCCTGGACCAGATCACCGTCCTTGCaag GGGAAGACTGATATACATGGGAAAGGCAGATGAAGTTCAGGCTCACATGTCAAGATTTGGAAGGCCTGTACCTGATGGAGAAAACAGTATTGAGTATCTCCTAGATGTTATCAGTGAATATGATCAAGCAACGGTTGGGCTTGATCCCCTTGTCCAATTCCAACGTGATGGCCTCAAACCTCACCCGGCAGCCATGACGCCGGTTCCAAGAACACCTTACAAAAGGAACACACCTGCATCCAAACACATGATTAGCCTACGCAGCCAAGGATTTACTGCCGGAACACAACAGCCTGATTCTGCGGACGACGAAGACGACGACGATGCTGAGGATTTTGATAACTCCCTTGAAAGGAAAAGTGCTCCAACACCAAGGAATATGACTAGTGGTGTTCACCAACGTTTGGCTTCTCAGTTCTACCAAGATTTCTCGGCCAAAGATTTCTCTGTCTGGCTTTACCATGGGGTAGTAGGAACCCCACGTCGCCAACCATCATGGACTCCAGCAAGAACTCCAGGATGGACACCTGGGAAAACACCCATGTCAGGACCAACAAGTGCAGTTTCCAACCAATATTCTGCAGCTCCTTTTGTGGTTGGCCAGTCTATGGACTACTCCGCAACTTCATATGAAGGATTTGAGATTGAGGAAGTGCTTGATGAGCCAAACTTTGGATCCAAGTATGCAAACCCATGGTTGCGTGAGGTTGCAGTGCTCTCATGGCGAACAGCACTCAATGTAATTCGCACCCCAGAACTCTTCCTCTCCCGTGAGATTGTGTTAGCTGTTATGGCACTTATCCTGTCCAGCATTTTTGGAAATCTGAGTCATCCTTTTTTCGAAGACATCAATAGGCTCCTCAATTTCTACATCTTTGCAGTGtgccttgttttcttttcttccaatgATGCAGTCCCATCTTTTATCATGGAGAGGTTCATCTTCATAAGGGAGACTTCACATAATGCTTACCGTGCTTCTTCATATGTCATTTCTTCCCTCATTGTTTACCTCCCATTTTTTGCCGTTCAAGGCTTCACATTTGCTGTCATAACCAAAAAGATGCTCCACTTGAGAAGCAGCCTATTGTATTTCTGGCTAATACTTTATGCCTCGCTTATTACTACCAATGCATATGTGATGCTTGTTAGTGCACTTGTGCCTAGTTACATCACAGGGTATGCAGTAGTCATAGCCACAACAGCACTCTTCTTTTTGACCTGTGGTTTCTTCCTCAAGCGAACTCAGATACCCTTTTACTGGATGTGGCTTCACTATATTTCTGCAATCAAATATCCATTTGAGGCATTGCtcacaaatgaattcaataacCTCAACTGCTACACAGGAAATTTAGCAGAATTATCCCATGGACCATTAGGAGACCTGAAGCTCAGCAAACACCATAACTCCAGTCTGCCCGCTAACTGTTTATTAGGGAAAGATATCTTGTCCTCGATGGATATTACAATGGATAACATATGGTATGACATCTTAATCCTGCTAGCTTGGGATGTTCTTTACAGGTTCTTCTTCTATTTGGTTTTGAGATTTTACTCCAAGAATGAGAGGAAATGA